The Georgenia sp. TF02-10 genome window below encodes:
- a CDS encoding type II toxin-antitoxin system prevent-host-death family antitoxin: MSAVEEISVSSARENLAGIIDAVGAEHRPVFLTRRGRRVAALVDADDLDNLLDLAEDMADIRAAAAAREEMRSTGQEPIPWESVKVDLGLA; encoded by the coding sequence ATGAGCGCAGTGGAAGAGATCAGCGTGTCGAGTGCCCGGGAGAATCTGGCGGGCATCATCGATGCGGTGGGTGCCGAGCATCGGCCGGTCTTTCTCACACGTCGAGGACGGCGGGTCGCGGCACTTGTCGACGCCGACGACCTCGACAACCTTCTCGACCTTGCCGAGGACATGGCGGACATCCGTGCCGCCGCTGCCGCTCGGGAGGAGATGCGAAGCACTGGTCAGGAGCCGATCCCGTGGGAGAGCGTCAAGGTTGATCTCGGGCTGGCATGA
- a CDS encoding type II toxin-antitoxin system RelE/ParE family toxin codes for MTYRISLAPSAARELRKLEPQARRRIQAALELLSENPRPPAATQLVGGAGEWRVRTGAYRIVYEIHDADLLVLVLRAAHRREVYRR; via the coding sequence ATGACTTACCGGATCTCCCTCGCACCCTCGGCGGCACGAGAACTGCGGAAGCTCGAACCGCAGGCGCGTCGCCGGATACAGGCGGCGCTCGAGCTCCTGAGCGAGAACCCCCGGCCGCCGGCGGCTACTCAACTGGTCGGGGGTGCCGGCGAGTGGCGTGTCCGGACAGGTGCGTACCGGATCGTGTATGAGATCCACGACGCGGACCTTCTCGTGCTCGTCCTCCGCGCCGCTCATCGGCGCGAGGTCTACCGTCGCTGA
- a CDS encoding HAD family phosphatase translates to MSDAVARLAATLIEPGAALLLDMDGTLVNSEPAHRAAFRRYFAERGWPLPAEVLAAFGGRRAADVFAALDGPWAGEDGVALAAAVTARLDLVADPPVPVPGAADAIRGWHAAGMPIAVVTSAGRAWTQHVLDLLEVGDLGLTLVTAEDTPTGKPDPAPYALAVRRLGADAAACLAAEDTPAGLTAARGAGVGHLLGMTTSAPPEALLDAGAHATAPDLTALAAAARGVGTDGWLLPEPDDVVRP, encoded by the coding sequence GTGAGCGACGCCGTCGCCCGGCTCGCCGCCACCCTCATCGAACCCGGCGCGGCCCTGCTGCTGGACATGGACGGCACGCTCGTGAACTCAGAGCCCGCCCACCGCGCCGCCTTCCGGCGGTACTTCGCCGAGCGCGGCTGGCCCCTGCCCGCGGAGGTGCTCGCCGCCTTCGGGGGGCGCCGTGCCGCGGACGTCTTCGCCGCCCTGGACGGTCCCTGGGCGGGGGAGGACGGCGTTGCGCTGGCGGCTGCGGTGACCGCCCGCCTCGACCTGGTCGCCGACCCACCGGTGCCGGTGCCGGGCGCGGCCGACGCCATTCGTGGCTGGCACGCCGCCGGTATGCCCATCGCCGTCGTCACCTCCGCCGGTCGGGCGTGGACGCAGCACGTGCTGGACCTCCTCGAGGTCGGTGACCTCGGCCTGACCCTGGTGACCGCCGAGGACACCCCCACCGGGAAGCCGGACCCGGCGCCCTACGCTCTCGCGGTGCGGCGCCTCGGCGCCGACGCCGCCGCCTGCCTCGCCGCCGAGGACACCCCCGCCGGGCTCACCGCCGCCCGCGGCGCCGGAGTTGGACACCTGCTCGGGATGACGACCTCGGCGCCGCCGGAGGCGCTCCTCGACGCCGGCGCGCACGCCACCGCGCCCGACCTCACCGCGCTCGCGGCCGCTGCGCGCGGGGTGGGCACGGACGGGTGGCTGCTGCCGGAGCCGGACGACGTCGTCCGGCCCTGA
- a CDS encoding DUF222 domain-containing protein: protein MDGQAQHDASAADGGCAAMSVAGPTVEGMDGQPQRSASAATDGGRAAMSVAGPTVEGMDGQDQHDAADGGRAAMSVVGPTVAGMDGEGGRGTGEGSPVSVRVVNDAALGMFVAVTVLWSAVATAEARLAMEMAEEVGAALAAAGVADPAGPQPTAPDGEVPTLTPADHEAGGREPARQDAQAAAEQAAPAAGQAAPAAGQDDADADADGADDGGGAGAGGARSSSSVRGVFSAAAAALERTVPGPGLAQRLAGASLADADDATVVEMIAGWERLSAWVTSQQARALAELHARRTRGRPGSSIRHRGAIFEVEARLHTTQYAAEAKVGLALTLESFPAVADALTRGEIDARKAEVLCTAEPALPDADRRRVHRRVLPGAGDLTAPQLREEIRRAALEADVAAAERRHQAAYAKRRVMVEPADDTMAWVSAYLRADNAEVVRVALDALAAAAKAPGETRTLDQRRADALTDVFTGILNTGTSPAGTPLPTQHGRRPHLQVTVAAGTLLGLDDQVAELAGYGPIPADLARQIAQDATWRAMFTDAATGEFLALGTKTYRPGADLTRTIIARDVTCTFTGCRIPAGRCQIDHIAAFDHALAGLLEQTTRENLHAGCTGHHEAKTSGGWSVSRDPTTGVITWTAPTGHRYPRQPIRPPGPWRNQPHQPDQGGRDGPDPYAPDQPIPF from the coding sequence ATGGACGGGCAGGCCCAGCACGACGCCAGTGCCGCCGACGGCGGCTGCGCGGCGATGTCGGTGGCCGGTCCTACCGTCGAGGGTATGGACGGACAGCCCCAGCGCAGCGCCAGCGCCGCCACTGACGGCGGTCGGGCGGCGATGTCGGTGGCCGGTCCTACCGTCGAGGGCATGGACGGGCAGGACCAGCACGACGCCGCCGACGGCGGCCGGGCGGCGATGTCGGTGGTCGGTCCTACCGTCGCGGGTATGGACGGTGAGGGCGGGCGCGGGACCGGGGAGGGTTCGCCGGTCTCGGTCCGGGTGGTCAACGACGCCGCCCTGGGCATGTTCGTGGCGGTGACGGTGCTGTGGTCCGCGGTCGCCACCGCCGAGGCACGGCTGGCGATGGAGATGGCCGAGGAGGTCGGCGCCGCGCTCGCCGCTGCCGGCGTGGCCGACCCCGCTGGGCCGCAGCCCACCGCCCCCGACGGTGAGGTCCCCACCCTGACTCCCGCCGACCATGAGGCCGGTGGCCGGGAACCTGCACGGCAGGACGCCCAGGCCGCCGCTGAGCAGGCCGCGCCGGCCGCCGGGCAGGCCGCGCCGGCCGCCGGGCAGGACGACGCAGACGCAGACGCAGACGGCGCTGACGACGGCGGTGGTGCTGGTGCCGGTGGTGCTCGGTCGTCATCGTCGGTGCGGGGGGTGTTCTCGGCGGCGGCGGCGGCGTTGGAGCGGACCGTGCCCGGTCCGGGGCTGGCCCAGAGGCTGGCCGGGGCGAGCCTGGCCGATGCCGATGACGCCACGGTGGTGGAGATGATCGCCGGGTGGGAACGCCTGTCCGCCTGGGTGACCTCCCAGCAGGCAAGGGCGCTGGCCGAGCTGCACGCCCGCCGCACCCGGGGCCGGCCGGGCAGCAGCATCAGGCACCGGGGCGCGATCTTCGAGGTCGAGGCCCGCCTGCACACCACCCAGTACGCCGCCGAGGCCAAGGTCGGCCTGGCCCTGACCCTGGAGAGCTTCCCGGCCGTGGCCGACGCCCTCACCCGCGGTGAGATCGACGCGCGCAAGGCCGAGGTGCTCTGCACCGCCGAGCCCGCCCTGCCCGACGCCGACCGCCGCCGCGTGCACCGCCGGGTGCTGCCCGGCGCCGGGGACCTCACCGCCCCCCAGCTCCGTGAGGAGATCCGCCGGGCCGCCCTGGAGGCCGACGTCGCCGCCGCCGAACGCCGCCACCAGGCCGCCTACGCCAAGCGCCGGGTGATGGTCGAGCCGGCCGATGACACCATGGCCTGGGTCAGCGCCTACCTCCGCGCGGACAACGCCGAGGTGGTCCGGGTCGCCCTGGACGCCCTCGCCGCGGCCGCCAAGGCCCCCGGGGAGACCCGCACCCTGGACCAGCGCCGCGCCGACGCCCTCACCGACGTCTTCACCGGCATCCTCAACACCGGCACCAGCCCCGCCGGCACGCCCCTGCCCACCCAGCACGGCCGCCGCCCGCACCTGCAGGTCACCGTCGCCGCCGGCACCCTCCTCGGCCTGGACGACCAGGTCGCCGAGCTCGCCGGGTACGGGCCCATCCCGGCCGACCTGGCCCGGCAGATCGCCCAGGACGCCACCTGGCGGGCAATGTTCACCGACGCCGCCACCGGAGAGTTCCTCGCCCTGGGCACCAAGACCTACCGCCCCGGGGCGGACCTGACCCGCACCATCATCGCCCGGGACGTGACGTGTACGTTCACCGGCTGCCGGATCCCCGCCGGGCGCTGCCAGATCGACCACATCGCCGCTTTCGACCACGCCCTGGCCGGCCTGCTCGAGCAGACCACGAGGGAGAACCTCCACGCCGGCTGCACCGGCCACCACGAGGCCAAGACCTCCGGGGGGTGGTCCGTCTCCCGCGACCCCACCACCGGCGTCATCACCTGGACCGCCCCCACCGGCCACCGCTACCCCCGCCAGCCCATCCGGCCCCCCGGCCCCTGGCGCAACCAGCCCCACCAGCCCGACCAGGGCGGCCGGGACGGGCCCGACCCCTACGCCCCCGACCAACCCATCCCCTTCTGA
- a CDS encoding LysM peptidoglycan-binding domain-containing protein: protein MTRGAPRPGLGGLLALLVLSAVLCVVLAGRTVAAVRAVVGAWPDATGAVLPDVVAAGALTVGAVVAGWYVLTCAAGVALHLARAAGSSIGAAETLVRRWGAPVLRHALVTTAATGLGLSSLGAGAAADQEPPPEDLGWGATVQTTPTPTPSPEPAPDPPAPTRPTQAPATAPGAAPAPITGAEPAPGAVPAPDVVPHHTEAVHTVVPGDSLWRIAAAHLPPGADDAAIAAEWPRWYAANRAVIGPDPDLIHPGQQLQAPPAQESP, encoded by the coding sequence ATGACCCGTGGTGCTCCAAGACCGGGCCTGGGTGGGCTGCTCGCGCTCCTCGTGCTCAGCGCGGTGCTGTGCGTCGTGCTGGCGGGGCGGACGGTGGCCGCGGTGCGGGCGGTGGTGGGCGCCTGGCCGGACGCCACCGGCGCGGTGCTGCCCGACGTCGTCGCCGCCGGCGCGCTCACCGTCGGGGCCGTGGTCGCCGGCTGGTACGTGCTCACGTGCGCAGCCGGCGTGGCGCTCCACCTCGCCCGGGCAGCGGGCAGCTCCATCGGCGCGGCCGAGACGCTGGTGCGGCGGTGGGGAGCCCCGGTGCTGCGCCACGCCCTGGTCACGACGGCGGCCACCGGGCTCGGGCTGTCCTCCCTCGGCGCTGGCGCGGCGGCTGACCAGGAGCCACCGCCGGAGGACCTCGGCTGGGGCGCCACGGTGCAGACCACGCCGACACCCACGCCGTCGCCCGAGCCGGCGCCCGACCCGCCGGCACCAACCCGGCCGACCCAGGCCCCCGCCACGGCACCGGGTGCGGCGCCGGCCCCGATTACGGGAGCCGAGCCAGCGCCAGGCGCCGTGCCCGCACCGGACGTCGTGCCCCACCACACCGAGGCGGTCCACACCGTGGTCCCAGGGGACTCGCTGTGGCGCATCGCGGCCGCGCACCTGCCGCCCGGCGCCGACGACGCGGCCATCGCCGCGGAGTGGCCGCGCTGGTACGCGGCGAACCGGGCGGTGATCGGCCCGGATCCCGACCTCATCCATCCCGGCCAGCAGCTGCAGGCCCCGCCAGCCCAGGAGTCGCCATGA
- a CDS encoding AAA family ATPase produces MRIHRLTLQAIGPFPGRHTVDLDALSASGLFLLEGPTGAGKSTLIDAIVFALYGVVADADSSSDRLPSHHAAPGVEPFVELVMSTGAGVFRVWRSPAHQRPKRGGGFTPQRARAKLWRLARPDQDGGDPVSAHVQEVGSELRRIVVLDRAQFTQTVVLPQGQFASFLRARPEDRRTVLQEVFGTAVYERLQRQLAEDARRERGRLDAARAGTVTAARAFASAAGLVETDAAAVVGAAEDGDAATLTRAADEAVGAHECRASAAEADRDAAADTERVAREHLRDQRELAAALARRGALLAEQAALAAAEPAVTTAAERLDRARRAATAVSAVAAREQAGERAAAAAASHRDLLGATAAGPDADLADESVDLTAAHEAATAAAGALAELVTLEEGLPARADALARARAALGRDAEHLEALAVALAVRPAGRAAREDALGELRGAGAERARAEAAVAAAGRVLTAARAVEDRTRELTAAQTELATAARTAEQRADVERAARRAWVAGMAGALAAGLADGDPCPVCGAAEHPVPAPASPGTSTADVEAAAAARETAERTLTELGARVAALRERLAAADDGAGGRDVPAAQAELAAAEEAVRAATDAIVRSAELTAELAEFDAETARLTDAHATAAAAHAAGTERVAGQAAQLAADTERCAAGRAGAPSVAEWARRLTARAETARRLQDAARERRAADAALADAEERLTAALAAAGLPDAAAVRAGTLPAADQAALERRVQQHRSALARVADGLAEPAVAGLTGAETADVPAADAAHATALQALTAASAAAREARVRAEQCAAAADRLRTALAESAELTSRAAPVLRAAALATAGDGNTISTTLATYVLLRRFEDVVAAANDRLTVVSDGRYALERIDEREGGQRSPRAGLGLQVRDHQTETARDPRTLSGGETFYVSLCLALGLADVVRAEAGGVELGTLFIDEGFGSLDPVTLDAVMAELGRLRDGGRAVGIVSHVADLKDRIAERVAVRRLPGGGSSLTVHC; encoded by the coding sequence ATGCGGATCCACCGGCTCACCCTGCAGGCAATCGGCCCCTTCCCGGGCCGGCACACCGTGGACCTCGACGCCCTGTCCGCGTCCGGGCTCTTCCTCCTCGAAGGACCCACCGGCGCCGGGAAGTCCACCCTCATCGACGCCATCGTCTTCGCCCTGTACGGCGTCGTCGCCGACGCGGACTCCTCGTCGGACCGGCTGCCCTCCCACCACGCCGCCCCCGGCGTCGAGCCCTTCGTCGAGCTCGTCATGTCCACCGGGGCCGGGGTCTTCCGGGTGTGGCGCTCCCCCGCCCACCAGCGCCCCAAGCGGGGCGGGGGGTTCACCCCGCAGAGGGCCCGCGCGAAGCTCTGGCGACTCGCCCGGCCGGACCAGGACGGCGGGGACCCGGTCTCCGCCCACGTGCAGGAGGTGGGCAGCGAGCTGCGGCGCATCGTGGTCCTTGACCGTGCGCAGTTCACCCAGACGGTGGTCCTGCCCCAGGGCCAGTTCGCGTCATTCCTGCGGGCCCGGCCGGAGGACCGGCGCACCGTGCTGCAGGAGGTGTTCGGGACGGCGGTGTACGAGCGGCTGCAGCGCCAGCTCGCCGAGGACGCCCGGCGGGAACGCGGCCGGCTGGACGCCGCCCGCGCCGGCACGGTGACCGCCGCCCGCGCCTTTGCCTCGGCCGCCGGGCTCGTGGAGACCGACGCGGCGGCCGTGGTGGGCGCCGCCGAGGACGGTGACGCGGCCACGCTGACCCGCGCGGCGGACGAGGCGGTCGGGGCGCACGAGTGCCGGGCGAGCGCGGCCGAGGCCGACCGGGACGCGGCCGCGGACACCGAGCGGGTGGCCCGGGAGCACCTGCGCGACCAGCGCGAGCTCGCCGCGGCGCTCGCCCGGCGCGGCGCGCTGCTCGCCGAGCAGGCTGCCCTGGCCGCGGCGGAGCCGGCGGTGACGACGGCGGCCGAGCGGCTGGATCGCGCGCGCCGGGCGGCCACGGCCGTCTCCGCCGTCGCGGCCCGGGAGCAGGCGGGCGAGCGTGCCGCGGCGGCCGCCGCGAGCCACCGGGACCTGCTCGGCGCCACGGCCGCCGGTCCGGACGCGGACCTGGCCGACGAGTCGGTCGACCTGACGGCCGCGCACGAGGCCGCCACCGCCGCCGCCGGCGCGCTGGCCGAGCTCGTCACGCTCGAGGAGGGCCTGCCGGCCCGGGCGGACGCCCTCGCCCGGGCCCGGGCCGCCCTGGGCCGCGACGCCGAGCACCTGGAGGCGCTGGCGGTCGCGCTGGCCGTGCGGCCGGCCGGCCGCGCGGCCCGGGAGGACGCGCTCGGGGAGCTGCGCGGCGCCGGCGCCGAGCGGGCCCGTGCCGAGGCAGCGGTCGCCGCGGCCGGCCGGGTGCTGACCGCCGCACGCGCCGTCGAGGACCGTACCCGCGAGCTCACCGCCGCCCAGACCGAGCTCGCCACGGCCGCCCGGACGGCGGAACAGCGCGCCGACGTCGAGCGGGCCGCCCGCCGGGCCTGGGTGGCCGGCATGGCGGGCGCGCTGGCCGCCGGGCTGGCCGACGGCGACCCGTGCCCGGTGTGCGGGGCGGCGGAGCACCCGGTGCCCGCCCCGGCCAGCCCGGGCACCAGCACCGCAGACGTGGAGGCAGCTGCCGCCGCCCGGGAGACGGCCGAACGGACCCTCACCGAGCTCGGCGCCCGGGTGGCCGCCCTGCGGGAACGGCTCGCCGCCGCCGACGACGGGGCCGGCGGTCGGGACGTCCCCGCCGCCCAGGCCGAGCTGGCCGCGGCCGAGGAGGCGGTGCGCGCGGCCACCGACGCCATCGTCCGCAGCGCCGAGCTCACCGCCGAGCTCGCCGAGTTCGACGCCGAGACCGCGCGGCTGACCGACGCCCACGCCACCGCCGCCGCGGCCCACGCCGCCGGGACCGAGCGGGTCGCGGGCCAGGCGGCCCAGCTGGCGGCCGACACCGAGCGGTGCGCGGCCGGCCGCGCCGGCGCCCCCTCCGTGGCCGAGTGGGCCCGGCGGCTCACCGCCCGGGCCGAGACGGCCCGGCGGCTGCAGGACGCGGCCCGGGAGCGCCGGGCCGCCGACGCCGCCCTCGCCGACGCCGAGGAACGGCTCACCGCCGCGCTCGCCGCCGCCGGGCTGCCCGACGCCGCCGCCGTCCGGGCCGGGACCCTGCCCGCCGCGGACCAGGCGGCGCTGGAGCGGCGCGTCCAGCAGCACCGCTCGGCGCTCGCCCGGGTGGCCGACGGCCTGGCCGAGCCCGCCGTCGCCGGCCTGACGGGCGCCGAGACGGCCGATGTACCGGCCGCGGACGCCGCACACGCCACCGCCCTGCAGGCGCTCACCGCCGCCAGCGCGGCGGCCCGGGAGGCCCGGGTCCGGGCGGAGCAGTGCGCCGCCGCCGCCGACCGGCTCCGGACCGCCCTCGCCGAGAGCGCCGAGCTGACCAGCCGCGCCGCACCCGTGCTGCGCGCCGCCGCGCTGGCCACCGCCGGGGACGGCAATACCATCAGCACCACGCTGGCCACCTACGTGCTGCTGCGCCGCTTCGAGGACGTCGTCGCCGCCGCCAACGACCGGCTGACGGTGGTCTCCGACGGGCGGTACGCGCTGGAGCGGATCGACGAGCGCGAGGGCGGCCAGCGCTCGCCCCGGGCCGGCCTGGGCCTGCAGGTGCGCGACCACCAGACCGAGACCGCGCGCGACCCCCGCACCCTCTCCGGCGGGGAGACGTTCTACGTCTCGTTGTGCCTGGCGCTGGGCCTGGCCGACGTGGTCCGCGCCGAGGCGGGCGGGGTCGAGCTCGGCACCCTGTTCATCGACGAGGGGTTCGGCTCGCTCGACCCGGTGACCCTCGACGCGGTCATGGCCGAGCTCGGCCGGCTGCGCGACGGCGGCCGGGCGGTGGGCATCGTCTCGCACGTCGCCGACCTGAAGGACCGCATCGCCGAGCGCGTCGCCGTGCGCCGGCTGCCCGGCGGGGGGTCGTCGCTGACCGTGCACTGCTGA
- a CDS encoding exonuclease SbcCD subunit D C-terminal domain-containing protein — MRILHTSDWHLGRTLHGVDLHDHHAAFLDHLVDLVDAAAVDAVVVAGDVYDRAVPPVASVELLSDALARLTARTRVVLTPGNHDSATRLGFGAGLFRDRLAVRAAVAGAATPVNLPDADGGTGAYVYALPYLDPDLTRDALAEPSEDGPRRPVRSHQAVTAAALRRVHADLAGRRRDDGARVPAVLLAHTFVTGGAASESERDIRVGGVDSVPSGVFGPADALDYVALGHLHGPQRVGREGTDPVMRYAGSPLAFSFSEARHRKSTALVELGPAGVTSVELVPAPVPRRLGDVTGPLAELLGPALDAVAQDWLRVTVTDDVRPLDLWAQVTRRFPHALVVQHRPANAPARAGARTVTAGQDPLAVAADFLAAAGGRPATAAELAAVAAAYETVLATERSA; from the coding sequence ATGAGGATCCTGCACACCTCGGACTGGCACCTGGGGCGCACGCTGCACGGGGTGGACCTGCACGACCACCACGCAGCCTTCCTCGACCACCTGGTGGACCTGGTCGACGCCGCGGCGGTGGACGCCGTCGTGGTCGCCGGGGACGTCTACGACCGTGCCGTCCCGCCGGTGGCGTCCGTCGAGCTCCTCTCCGACGCGCTCGCCCGGCTGACCGCCCGCACCCGGGTGGTGCTCACCCCGGGCAACCACGACTCGGCCACCCGGCTGGGCTTCGGCGCCGGCCTGTTCCGGGACCGGCTGGCCGTGCGGGCCGCCGTCGCCGGGGCCGCCACCCCGGTCAACCTGCCCGACGCCGACGGCGGGACCGGCGCCTACGTCTACGCCCTGCCCTACCTCGACCCGGACCTGACCCGGGACGCGCTGGCCGAGCCCAGCGAGGACGGGCCCCGCCGCCCCGTCCGGTCCCACCAGGCCGTCACCGCCGCCGCGCTGCGCCGGGTGCACGCGGACCTGGCTGGCCGGCGCCGGGACGACGGCGCCCGGGTCCCCGCCGTGCTCCTCGCGCACACCTTCGTCACCGGCGGCGCCGCGAGCGAGTCCGAGCGGGACATCCGGGTCGGCGGCGTGGACTCGGTGCCCTCGGGCGTCTTCGGGCCCGCTGACGCGTTGGACTACGTCGCGCTCGGGCACCTGCACGGCCCGCAGCGGGTCGGCCGGGAGGGCACCGACCCGGTGATGCGCTACGCCGGCTCCCCGCTGGCGTTCTCCTTCTCCGAGGCCCGGCACCGCAAGTCCACCGCCCTGGTCGAGCTCGGCCCGGCCGGGGTGACCTCGGTGGAGCTGGTCCCGGCCCCGGTGCCGCGCCGGCTCGGGGACGTCACCGGCCCGCTGGCCGAGCTCCTCGGCCCGGCGCTCGACGCCGTCGCGCAGGACTGGCTGCGGGTAACGGTCACCGACGACGTCCGCCCGCTGGACCTGTGGGCGCAGGTGACCCGCCGCTTCCCGCACGCCCTGGTCGTGCAGCACCGGCCGGCGAACGCACCGGCCCGGGCGGGCGCCCGGACCGTCACGGCCGGGCAGGACCCGCTGGCCGTGGCGGCCGACTTCCTCGCCGCCGCCGGCGGGCGCCCGGCGACGGCGGCCGAGCTCGCCGCGGTGGCCGCGGCCTACGAGACGGTCCTCGCGACGGAACGGAGCGCCTGA
- the aztD gene encoding zinc metallochaperone AztD: MVALGLVLPLLALTACSSGEAAPSADGAASQTTEAAENQATEESTYTPRLTITYDGGIQVLDAGTLETVGQLELDGFNRLNGAGDGRHLLVSTAGGFRVLDAGAWAEPHGDHSHYYSADPELTDVVLEADKPGHVVAHGGRVALFDDGTGEVTVVDASSVADPGREARRYSTPEAHHGVAVELADGTLVVSEGTEEARTGIRVLDENDEEIASSDECPGVHGEAVAADEAVLIGCEDGGLIYKDGAITKVDSPDAYGRVGNQAGSEESSVVLGDYKSDPDAELERPTRVSLTDTETGEMTLVDLPASYTFRSLARGEDGEALVLGTDGQIHVIDPASKTLVRSIPVIDEWEEPDEWQSPRPAIFMLDGSAYVTDPAERAIHAVDIETGETWLSTELDVEPIEINGISGNVEEGSTKYGESDAHDHNEHAEDEHSAE, translated from the coding sequence GTGGTCGCCCTCGGCCTCGTCCTGCCCCTCCTAGCTCTGACCGCCTGCTCCTCGGGCGAGGCCGCACCTAGCGCCGATGGCGCGGCTTCACAGACGACGGAGGCGGCGGAGAACCAGGCGACGGAGGAGTCCACGTACACCCCCCGCCTCACCATCACCTATGACGGCGGGATCCAGGTGCTCGACGCCGGAACCCTGGAGACCGTCGGCCAGCTCGAGCTCGACGGCTTCAACCGACTCAACGGCGCCGGTGACGGCCGGCACCTCCTGGTCTCCACCGCGGGTGGGTTCCGGGTCCTGGACGCCGGTGCGTGGGCCGAGCCGCACGGTGACCACTCGCACTACTACTCGGCCGACCCCGAGCTGACCGACGTCGTGCTCGAGGCGGACAAGCCCGGCCACGTCGTGGCCCACGGGGGGCGCGTCGCGCTCTTCGACGACGGCACCGGGGAGGTGACGGTCGTTGACGCCAGCAGCGTCGCCGACCCAGGGCGCGAGGCTCGGCGGTACAGCACCCCCGAGGCCCACCACGGGGTGGCGGTCGAGCTGGCCGACGGCACCCTCGTCGTCTCGGAGGGCACCGAGGAGGCACGCACGGGCATCCGCGTGCTGGACGAGAACGACGAGGAGATCGCGTCGTCCGACGAGTGCCCCGGGGTGCACGGCGAGGCCGTCGCCGCTGACGAGGCCGTGCTGATCGGCTGCGAGGACGGGGGGCTGATCTACAAGGACGGCGCCATCACCAAGGTCGACAGCCCCGACGCCTACGGACGCGTCGGCAACCAGGCCGGCAGCGAGGAGTCCAGCGTCGTGCTCGGCGACTACAAGTCGGACCCGGACGCCGAGCTGGAGCGGCCCACGCGAGTCTCGCTCACGGACACCGAGACCGGCGAGATGACGCTCGTGGACCTGCCCGCGAGCTACACCTTCCGGTCGCTGGCCCGCGGCGAGGACGGCGAGGCGCTCGTCCTGGGCACCGACGGCCAGATCCACGTCATCGACCCGGCGAGCAAGACGCTGGTCAGGTCCATCCCCGTCATCGACGAGTGGGAAGAGCCCGACGAGTGGCAGTCCCCGCGCCCGGCGATCTTCATGCTCGACGGCTCGGCCTACGTCACCGACCCCGCCGAGCGAGCCATCCATGCCGTGGACATCGAGACCGGCGAGACGTGGCTGAGCACTGAGCTAGACGTCGAGCCCATCGAGATCAACGGCATCTCCGGGAACGTCGAGGAGGGGTCGACCAAGTACGGCGAGAGCGACGCCCACGACCACAACGAGCACGCCGAGGACGAGCACTCCGCCGAATAG
- a CDS encoding glucose PTS transporter subunit EIIB produces the protein MSQAEQILAALGGDANVLDLEACITRLRVEVEDPARVDEDALRAAGAFGVVQQGSAVQVVVGPQADTIAEDIEDLR, from the coding sequence ATGAGCCAGGCCGAGCAGATCCTCGCCGCCCTCGGCGGGGACGCGAACGTCCTCGACCTCGAGGCCTGCATCACCCGCCTGCGGGTGGAGGTGGAGGACCCGGCGCGGGTGGACGAGGACGCGCTGCGTGCGGCCGGCGCGTTCGGCGTCGTGCAGCAGGGCAGCGCGGTGCAGGTGGTGGTCGGCCCGCAGGCGGACACCATCGCGGAGGACATCGAGGACCTGCGGTGA